From Nicotiana tabacum cultivar K326 chromosome 20, ASM71507v2, whole genome shotgun sequence, one genomic window encodes:
- the LOC142174767 gene encoding 3-ketoacyl-CoA synthase 17-like gives MIPLIQALQLSFLGLLFLTFFIHFLTTHLHLFLFFFVCASFSLLYYYHTRPHRVFLLNYSCYKPPPHRRCSYQIGESFLLKNVDLVQESIDFMRNIYLKSGLGDETYGPPFIFEEDKMPTLNSANQEAQEGIFSSIDDLLAKTLIDPQSIDIVIVTCGSFSPSPSLSSLILNHYKLRSDVKTYNLSGMGCSSGVISIDFAARVLRGSQKVQNALVVITESITLNWYNGDNRSMLVTNCIFRVGCAAAIISNNPNLFQHAKMELVHSLRTHHGADDSAYKAAFQEEDDKGITGVSLTKDLIRVAGMNLRQHIKILAPCVLPMTQLANYAYSMIMTILSQGKSKPVVPDFTKAFDHICIHTGGKAVIDQVGRVLNLSDDVTEPAKMSLNRFGNTSSSLVFYELAYFEAKGRVKKGDKMWMIAFGTGFKVGSLVWKWIQDSKQDSDNPWNDCINNYPLKVW, from the exons atgataCCACTAATACAAGCCCTCCAGTTATCATTTTTAGGACTTTTATTCCTCACATTTTTCATCCATTTCCTCACCACCCACCTTcacctttttctattttttttcgtATGCGCATCTTTCTCTCTTCTCTACTACTATCATACTCGTCCACATAGGGTTTTCTTGTTAAACTATTCATGTTACAAGCCACCACCTCATAGGAGATGTTCTTATCAAATTGGTGAATCATTCCTACTCAAGAATGTAGACTTAGTGCAAGAATCCATCGATTTCATGCGTAACATTTACCTTAAATCTGGCTTAGGTGATGAAACATATGGACCACCTTTCATTTTTGAAGAAGACAAAATGCCTACACTAAATTCTGCAAATCAAGAAGCTCAAGAAGGGATATTTTCTTCCATTGATGACCTTCTTGCTAAAACCCTAATTGATCCACAATCCATTGACATTGTCATTGTTACATGTGGAAGTTTTTCGCCGTCCCCTTCGCTTTCTTCACTTATTCTGAACCATTATAAGCTTAGATCCGACGTGAAAACATATAATTTGAGTGGAATGGGATGTAGTTCTGGGGTTATTTCCATTGACTTTGCTGCTAGGGTTTTACGTGGAAGCCAAAAAGTCCAAAATGCCCTTGTTGTTATCACCGAGAGCATAACACTGAATTGGTATAATGGTGATAATCGTTCAATGCTAGTAACAAATTGTATCTTTCGTGTTGGCTGTGCAGCTGCTATTATTAGCAATAATCCAAATCTTTTCCAACATGCCAAGATGGAGCTTGTTCATTCTCTTAGAACACACCATGGTGCAGATGATAGTGCGTATAAAGCTGCATTTCAGGAGGAAGATGATAAAG GTATTACCGGTGTTTCACTTACTAAAGATTTAATAAGAGTGGCAGGGATGAACCTACGTCAACACATCAAAATCCTCGCACCGTGCGTCCTTCCAATGACCCAACTAGCAAATTATGCTTACTCAATGATCATGACTATATTATCCCAAGGCAAATCAAAGCCAGTGGTTCCAGACTTCACAAAAGCTTTTGACCACATTTGTATACACACAGGTGGCAAAGCAGTAATAGATCAAGTGGGACGAGTTTTAAACTTAAGTGATGACGTGACAGAACCAGCTAAAATGAGTTTGAACAGATTTGGAAACACGTCTAGTAGCTTAGTGTTCTACGAGTTGGCTTATTTTGAAGCAAAAGGAAGAGTGAAAAAAGGTGATAAAATGTGGATGATTGCATTTGGGACAGGGTTTAAGGTAGGGAGTTTGGTGTGGAAATGGATTCAAGATTCAAAACAAGATTCTGATAACCCATGGAATGACTGCATAAATAATTATCCATTGAAGGTTTGGTGA